CCTCGCCACCAGCGGCGCCGCGGTGTCGGCGGCAGCAGCCAAGGTCGGTGCGGCGCGCAAGGAAGGCCCGACCGACTTCTTCGTCGGCGCCGGTTATGCCTACCGCGGCGATCTCGACTACTTAGGCACGCTACGCATCGGCACCGAGCTGCCGTTCTGGCGCGGCGGCCGGACGAAGCCGCTGGTTCGGGCGGCCGAAAAGGAGCTGGAGATGGCGCGCGCCGAGCAGCGCGATGCCGAGGCGGCGACCCGCGCCGAGGTGGCGCGACTCACCGCCTTCTGGACGCGCTCGGAAGCGCAGGTGCGCCGCTATCGTGAGGCGTTCCTGCCGCAGAGCAGCACGGCGCTGGACGCGGCGCGGGCCTCGTATCTCGCCGGTCGCGGCGATTTCCCCGCGGTGATCGAAGGTTTCGAAACGTGGCTCGATTCCCGGATGCAGCTCGCCCGCCGCGAGGCCGAGCGCTACACCACCTGGGCGGAGATCGAGTCGCTGGTGGCGCCGCCGTCGCCAGCCCCCGGGGAGGAAAAGCCATGAAGCGCGCGAGTCACGCCTCGAAGCGGCGCCGAAGCGCCGTTGCCGTCGCGGTCCTTCTCCTTCTCGCGCTCGTCGTGGTCTTGGCCGGATGTAGCAAGAAAGAGAAAGCCGAGTACTACTGCCCGATGCACCCGACGTACGTCTCCGATCGACCTGGCGACTGCCCGATCTGCAACATGCGCCTGGTGAAGCGGGAGGTGCCCGCCGTGGCGGCACAGGCCGACCCCGGGGCGACCGGAGGGGCGCACTCGGAGCACGGTGCGATGGACATGCCAGGCGGGATGGCCATGCCCGCTCCCGCCGGTGTCGATACCGCTGCGATGCGAAGCGGAACCGTGCCCGGAATGGCGCCGGTCACCCTGGATGAACGCGGCCGTGAGCTCGCCGGCATCCAGATCGCCGTCGCGCGCCGGGAGAGCGTGGCGCGCCAGGTGCGGACGGTGGGCACCGTGGTCCCGGACGAATCGCGCGTGCGACACATCCACACGCGCATCGACGGCTACGTGGAGAAGCTCTACGTCACCTCCATGGGGCAGTACGTGCGGAAGGGCGAGCCCGTCCTCGACGTCTACTCGCCGGAGCTCCTCGCCACCCAGGAGGAATTCCTGCGCGCCCGCGAAGCGGCAGCGCGCTTCGCCACCTCGTCGATCCCCGAGGTGAAGCAGGGCGCGGTGGATCTGCTGCTGGCCGCCCGGCGCCG
This Candidatus Krumholzibacteriia bacterium DNA region includes the following protein-coding sequences:
- a CDS encoding efflux RND transporter periplasmic adaptor subunit; its protein translation is MKRASHASKRRRSAVAVAVLLLLALVVVLAGCSKKEKAEYYCPMHPTYVSDRPGDCPICNMRLVKREVPAVAAQADPGATGGAHSEHGAMDMPGGMAMPAPAGVDTAAMRSGTVPGMAPVTLDERGRELAGIQIAVARRESVARQVRTVGTVVPDESRVRHIHTRIDGYVEKLYVTSMGQYVRKGEPVLDVYSPELLATQEEFLRAREAAARFATSSIPEVKQGAVDLLLAARRRLELYEVPENFIVDLEKRGTAQPHVTLVAQVAGYITGKEVREGQHVTPGQELYMVTDLSWVWVEANFYENEARLVSVGQKATLSLPYDAQRSFAGRVSYVYPYLDPTTRTLKARLELANPDLELKPAMFVDVTLEVDATPALVIPASAVLDSGVRQVVFVETGPNLFEPRAVEIGLRTPERVEIRSGLQEGERVVVGANFLLDSESRLRGALPGGPSAHQHEGGQR
- a CDS encoding TolC family protein, which translates into the protein LATSGAAVSAAAAKVGAARKEGPTDFFVGAGYAYRGDLDYLGTLRIGTELPFWRGGRTKPLVRAAEKELEMARAEQRDAEAATRAEVARLTAFWTRSEAQVRRYREAFLPQSSTALDAARASYLAGRGDFPAVIEGFETWLDSRMQLARREAERYTTWAEIESLVAPPSPAPGEEKP